A stretch of Arcobacter arenosus DNA encodes these proteins:
- a CDS encoding site-specific integrase: protein MEIEVITVNHPNIAKREISLLLVDNVIDVPSCDFLIYEARYGGRNGGLSGKSSHKMKAFQVAELYKYLDDIDLTWDKATESDIKRIRNAMLCWDSNDNPDIKYYDYNPIKNDSVNHKLNTWFKFYKYMKQIGIQNDMILSTKKIRKFEYKSMLHHLNYRASSTSEVVEVWKLKVKSSPKTIAYHALTRTEFAKLSQHLKNIDLVFELLAVFMVETGLRITAVLDAKKEDFQSFFKLISSGKELNDVVKRNYIPKGGDEFNQYELPLRVMQQINEKYLIREYNDRLYKYEQRCKRLDIQMPKESPLWILKNGKVLEKHDIWKAFETASNLMGRTTNKITPHWLRHTFATWTIMDVANAKNIPLENTGTTPSPLLILALQQKLGHANAETTFRYIVTALELMKLNLNDGAIKISLRSFLRDKNSQSLVKREALNEFGEDFIDSKFDVVKYAISRGIVIDDEITYELYE from the coding sequence ATGGAAATTGAAGTTATAACAGTAAATCATCCAAATATAGCCAAAAGAGAAATATCTTTATTATTGGTTGATAATGTAATTGATGTTCCTTCTTGTGACTTTTTAATTTATGAAGCTCGTTATGGTGGAAGGAATGGTGGATTAAGTGGAAAAAGTTCACATAAAATGAAGGCATTTCAAGTTGCTGAACTATATAAATATTTAGATGATATAGATTTAACTTGGGATAAAGCAACAGAGAGTGATATTAAAAGAATTAGAAATGCAATGTTATGTTGGGATAGTAATGATAATCCTGATATAAAATATTATGACTATAACCCTATAAAAAATGATAGTGTCAATCACAAATTAAATACATGGTTTAAATTTTATAAATATATGAAACAAATTGGTATTCAAAATGACATGATACTTTCAACAAAAAAAATAAGAAAATTTGAATACAAAAGTATGTTGCATCACCTCAATTATAGAGCTAGTTCAACTAGTGAAGTTGTTGAAGTTTGGAAATTAAAAGTTAAATCATCTCCAAAAACTATCGCTTATCATGCACTAACTAGAACAGAATTTGCTAAATTGTCTCAACATTTAAAAAATATTGATTTAGTATTTGAATTATTAGCAGTTTTTATGGTTGAAACAGGATTAAGAATAACTGCTGTTTTAGATGCAAAAAAAGAAGATTTCCAAAGTTTTTTTAAATTGATTTCAAGTGGTAAAGAGTTAAATGATGTTGTAAAAAGAAATTACATCCCAAAAGGTGGTGATGAGTTTAATCAATATGAATTACCACTTAGAGTCATGCAACAAATAAATGAAAAATATTTAATTAGAGAATACAATGATAGATTGTATAAATATGAACAAAGATGCAAAAGATTAGATATTCAAATGCCTAAAGAAAGTCCTTTATGGATTTTAAAAAATGGGAAAGTATTAGAAAAACATGATATTTGGAAAGCATTTGAAACAGCTTCAAATCTAATGGGAAGAACCACAAATAAAATTACTCCACATTGGTTAAGACACACTTTTGCAACATGGACTATTATGGATGTAGCAAATGCTAAAAATATACCTCTTGAAAATACTGGAACAACACCAAGTCCATTGTTAATTTTAGCATTACAACAAAAACTTGGTCATGCAAATGCTGAAACAACTTTTAGATACATAGTTACTGCACTTGAATTAATGAAATTAAATCTAAATGATGGTGCAATCAAAATTTCTCTAAGAAGTTTTCTAAGGGATAAAAATTCACAAAGCCTTGTAAAAAGAGAAGCTTTAAATGAATTTGGTGAAGATTTTATAGATAGTAAATTTGATGTTGTGAAGTATGCAATTTCAAGAGGTATAGTTATTGATGATGAAATTACTTATGAATTATACGAATAG
- a CDS encoding type I restriction-modification system subunit M N-terminal domain-containing protein, translating to MTTQELKKLEDNLWASANRLRATGGIKSADYAVPVLGIIFLRFADNKYSLYEEQILKEFSESQNTRNPENIEKIALRICGFYLGEKSRYEYLLNLSDSNSIAKAIKEAMEDIESWQDEKFQDILPKDNYYNIEKEDKTILPELLKTFSDIPKDASGDVFGKIYEYFLGKFALSEGQKGGEFFTPTSVVRFIVEVIEPYSGKIFDPAFILNFSKSTINPSYNKLSA from the coding sequence ATGACAACACAAGAGTTAAAAAAGTTAGAAGACAATTTATGGGCAAGTGCCAATAGACTAAGAGCAACAGGTGGTATCAAATCAGCTGATTATGCAGTACCCGTACTTGGAATCATTTTTCTAAGATTTGCTGATAATAAATATTCACTTTACGAAGAGCAAATTTTAAAAGAGTTTAGTGAGAGTCAAAACACAAGAAATCCAGAGAATATAGAAAAAATAGCACTTAGAATTTGTGGATTTTATCTGGGTGAAAAATCAAGATATGAGTATCTTTTAAATCTTTCAGATTCAAACAGTATAGCAAAAGCTATAAAAGAGGCTATGGAAGATATAGAGTCATGGCAAGATGAAAAGTTTCAAGATATACTTCCAAAAGACAACTACTACAATATAGAAAAAGAGGATAAAACTATCCTGCCTGAGTTGCTTAAGACTTTTTCAGATATTCCCAAAGATGCTAGTGGAGATGTATTTGGAAAAATTTATGAATACTTTTTAGGAAAATTTGCACTAAGTGAAGGTCAAAAAGGTGGAGAGTTCTTTACTCCAACTTCAGTGGTAAGATTTATTGTTGAAGTTATAGAGCCATATAGTGGAAAGATATTTGACCCTGCTTTTATATTAAATTTTTCAAAAAGTACAATTAATCCTAGTTATAATAAATTATCTGCTTAA
- the xseB gene encoding exodeoxyribonuclease VII small subunit has translation MSEEQKEEQTFEVKIEKAKELLEKLSNPQITLSDSLDLYKNGMKQLEEAQKLLDEAKLIFEVDKKEESEPF, from the coding sequence ATGAGCGAAGAGCAAAAAGAAGAACAAACATTTGAAGTAAAAATTGAAAAAGCAAAAGAACTTTTAGAAAAATTATCTAATCCTCAAATCACACTAAGTGATTCTTTAGACCTATATAAAAATGGAATGAAACAACTAGAAGAAGCTCAAAAACTTTTAGATGAAGCAAAGCTTATTTTTGAAGTTGATAAAAAAGAAGAATCTGAACCATTTTAA
- a CDS encoding matrixin family metalloprotease — translation MVSKILLLIFIFTNILFASFEYVSVGNIDRYYNSKISTEQLKSLLLEIEEDLESQLQTNIFDLSNNGKPINLVYVEPSLLEKRIERKIDLLKSKQKKINQLQEYFPKNQKIINKEKELFKKENALLNSRIKDFNSYVKEINKKRNFSNEQFKRIKADILSTKKKLDIEINKMNRYRDDIKRKVNKFNTKVNSFNNQIREYKRLSKEIETLTRGFKKVKGMTFGVKEINTKTYFKDGKRVQEKTQKQRMDKIEIYGFSSMGELKAVLAHEILHLVGLPHINDKYSLMNSVMQENQIKNLKLTKEDIKNFRKNF, via the coding sequence ATGGTTTCAAAAATTTTATTACTCATTTTTATTTTCACAAATATACTCTTTGCCTCTTTTGAATATGTAAGTGTTGGCAATATAGATAGATATTACAATTCAAAAATCTCAACTGAACAATTAAAGTCCTTACTCCTTGAAATCGAAGAGGACTTAGAATCCCAACTTCAAACTAATATTTTTGATTTATCTAACAATGGTAAACCAATAAATCTAGTTTATGTGGAACCCTCTTTACTTGAAAAAAGAATAGAAAGAAAAATAGATTTATTAAAAAGTAAACAAAAAAAAATAAATCAATTACAAGAATATTTCCCAAAAAATCAAAAAATAATAAATAAAGAAAAAGAACTATTTAAAAAAGAGAATGCTCTTTTAAATAGTAGGATTAAAGATTTTAATTCCTATGTTAAAGAGATAAATAAAAAAAGAAATTTTTCAAATGAACAGTTTAAAAGAATAAAAGCAGATATCCTTTCAACAAAGAAAAAGCTAGATATAGAAATAAATAAAATGAACAGATATAGAGATGATATAAAAAGAAAAGTAAATAAATTTAATACAAAAGTTAATAGTTTTAACAATCAAATTAGAGAATATAAAAGATTAAGTAAAGAGATTGAAACCTTGACAAGAGGTTTTAAAAAAGTCAAAGGTATGACTTTTGGAGTAAAAGAGATAAATACAAAAACCTATTTTAAAGATGGGAAAAGAGTTCAAGAAAAAACCCAAAAACAAAGAATGGATAAAATAGAGATTTATGGATTTAGTTCAATGGGTGAATTAAAAGCTGTTTTAGCCCATGAAATATTACATTTAGTTGGACTTCCTCATATAAATGATAAGTATTCTTTGATGAATAGTGTAATGCAAGAAAATCAAATCAAAAATCTAAAATTGACAAAAGAAGATATTAAAAACTTTAGGAAGAATTTCTAA
- a CDS encoding tyrosine-type recombinase/integrase, with product MHKNFILEELKQAIDITDVNYIFRNEKFPNENGLLFSERRIFGHSSKDGDFHCHLKLDSKFETIFKTIVYLKLSGLIGNKPINSGITHWINSFQSLIYDIVSLDNKIEKVSDINSLHIDQFIEKKLLTVLPYTVKKKIFYLKDWITFANKYLPFFMRLNEDLLLNSKLFPELIKKSAIQRAKESLIENSRKSYPLELLKKMTLNAIIYIEDYKDEIVKTARYYVESKSFNLNEKYLSDYDFIINNKFINPSIKKLKEKIVETDNKKNLIKKINIILKEEIEMSEASCILIILFLTGMRIGEFISLNRHPQITEGEHFNLKRLVYKTAPTEDGIELEMPIPEIVKKAIEILSTISNIKDNGFNKEIVTTSIKYSRVVNAKSTRIRNLIRWYAKKLNIKEKIDPHQLRHAMAFLIVHLNEKDGLELARMFLGHTSITMTLQYMGHYNRELKEAIQELTKEESERFVEKITDQIRENKKLFGENGKRLMPNHRFVGRQADDFVVLMKNGLLKLIEEQKLAIIQTPVSLCIHDLSKPEQLACQRGFNIESIVMNGPAPSRCKGANCSNALFFEEHIEKLKNDMYGNIDPELKSRLEQNTYFIEAGGFEQDPFRKIVKEYNEYKEGQKNG from the coding sequence GTGCATAAGAATTTTATTTTAGAAGAATTAAAACAAGCAATAGATATTACTGATGTAAATTATATTTTCAGAAATGAAAAATTTCCTAATGAAAATGGTTTATTATTTAGTGAAAGAAGAATTTTTGGTCATAGTTCTAAAGATGGTGATTTTCATTGTCATTTAAAATTAGATAGTAAATTTGAAACTATATTTAAAACTATTGTATATTTAAAACTAAGTGGTCTAATTGGGAATAAACCTATAAATTCAGGTATTACACACTGGATTAATTCTTTTCAATCATTAATATATGATATTGTTTCTCTAGATAATAAGATTGAAAAAGTATCAGATATAAATTCATTACACATAGATCAATTTATAGAAAAAAAGCTTCTCACAGTTTTGCCTTATACTGTAAAAAAGAAAATATTTTATTTAAAAGATTGGATAACATTTGCAAATAAATATTTACCTTTTTTTATGCGGCTAAATGAAGATTTATTATTAAACTCAAAATTATTTCCTGAATTAATAAAAAAATCTGCAATTCAAAGAGCAAAAGAAAGCCTTATAGAAAATTCAAGAAAATCATACCCTCTAGAGTTATTAAAGAAAATGACTTTAAATGCAATAATATATATAGAAGATTATAAAGATGAAATTGTTAAAACTGCAAGATACTATGTTGAATCTAAATCATTTAATTTAAATGAAAAATACTTATCAGATTATGATTTTATAATAAACAATAAGTTTATAAATCCTTCTATTAAAAAATTAAAAGAAAAAATTGTAGAAACTGATAATAAAAAAAATTTGATAAAAAAAATAAATATAATTCTAAAAGAAGAAATTGAAATGTCAGAAGCGTCATGTATTTTAATTATTTTATTTTTAACAGGTATGCGAATTGGGGAGTTTATTTCATTAAACAGACATCCTCAAATCACAGAAGGAGAACATTTTAATTTAAAAAGACTAGTCTATAAAACTGCTCCTACTGAAGATGGTATTGAATTAGAAATGCCAATTCCAGAGATTGTAAAAAAAGCTATCGAAATATTATCTACAATTTCTAATATAAAAGATAATGGATTTAATAAAGAAATTGTTACAACATCTATTAAGTATTCAAGAGTTGTAAATGCTAAATCAACAAGAATTAGAAATTTAATCAGATGGTATGCAAAAAAATTAAATATAAAAGAAAAAATTGATCCCCACCAACTAAGACACGCAATGGCTTTTTTAATTGTACACTTAAATGAAAAAGATGGATTAGAATTAGCAAGAATGTTTTTGGGTCATACATCAATAACAATGACATTACAGTATATGGGACATTATAATAGAGAACTAAAGGAAGCAATCCAAGAATTAACTAAAGAAGAATCAGAACGCTTTGTTGAAAAAATCACAGATCAAATTAGAGAAAATAAAAAACTTTTTGGTGAAAATGGTAAGAGACTTATGCCAAATCATAGATTTGTTGGAAGACAAGCTGATGATTTTGTAGTTCTTATGAAAAATGGATTACTAAAACTAATCGAAGAACAAAAATTAGCAATTATTCAAACACCTGTGAGTCTATGTATTCATGATTTATCAAAACCTGAACAATTAGCTTGTCAAAGAGGTTTTAATATTGAAAGTATTGTTATGAATGGGCCAGCTCCATCAAGATGTAAAGGTGCAAATTGTTCAAATGCACTTTTCTTTGAAGAGCATATTGAAAAATTAAAAAATGATATGTACGGCAATATTGATCCTGAATTAAAATCAAGATTAGAACAAAATACATATTTTATTGAAGCTGGTGGATTTGAACAAGATCCATTTAGAAAAATTGTTAAAGAGTATAATGAATACAAGGAAGGACAAAAAAATGGCTAG
- a CDS encoding dienelactone hydrolase family protein, giving the protein MKKIVSSLLLASSFLLANGEYVTYNVDGKDYQGYYSSPSKDAPLVFMIHDWDGIDKYEIKRTEMLNQMGYAVFAADMFGKGVVADTIEKRKALTGALYKDREKMRTLIQGGFEEAKKLGANTNNAVGLGYCFGGTVILEMARSGAELKKFVPFHGGLTTPEGQDYSKVKGEIVVFHGTADKAVSMDDFADIAKRMEAQKVTHEMLTYSGAPHAFTKFGSDRYHERADKASWKRFSEILDETLKN; this is encoded by the coding sequence ATGAAAAAAATAGTTTCTTCTTTACTACTTGCTTCAAGTTTTTTATTGGCAAATGGTGAATATGTTACATATAATGTAGATGGGAAAGATTATCAAGGGTATTATTCAAGTCCTTCAAAAGATGCCCCTTTAGTATTTATGATACATGATTGGGATGGAATAGACAAGTATGAAATAAAAAGAACAGAGATGTTAAATCAAATGGGTTACGCAGTTTTTGCTGCTGATATGTTTGGTAAGGGAGTAGTAGCTGATACGATAGAAAAAAGAAAAGCTTTAACAGGAGCTTTATACAAAGACAGAGAAAAAATGAGAACCTTAATACAAGGTGGTTTTGAGGAAGCAAAAAAATTAGGTGCAAATACTAATAATGCAGTAGGTCTTGGTTATTGTTTTGGTGGTACAGTTATCTTAGAGATGGCAAGAAGTGGAGCTGAACTTAAAAAGTTTGTCCCTTTTCATGGAGGGTTAACTACTCCTGAAGGTCAAGATTATTCAAAGGTAAAAGGTGAGATTGTTGTATTTCATGGAACAGCAGACAAAGCAGTTAGTATGGATGATTTTGCTGATATAGCTAAAAGAATGGAAGCACAAAAAGTTACCCATGAGATGTTAACTTATAGTGGTGCACCCCATGCATTTACAAAGTTTGGCTCTGATAGATATCATGAAAGAGCAGATAAAGCTTCGTGGAAAAGATTCTCAGAAATATTAGATGAAACATTAAAAAATTAA
- a CDS encoding YeeE/YedE family protein yields MLELEIYQIVNLLGFILGSAFGMIAQKRQFCFSGSIKDYILTKSTMRGASVVMAMIVAIISTFFVSSYFELDLTNTVYYKDNLNYFAIIFGGALFGVGMMLADGCSNRHLIKFAQGDKNSLISIVFIGIFAFATTRGLLNGFLDPFVNNPTLIEWSSKLENFTMNIYFIIAVLLILLKVLVRHAVRLPNLWDGVLIGLLVAAAWFITSVIGSESIERMIDPAGITFVYPTAKTLELFMLYQVNELSFSISLIVGIVFGAFLMSKFNRKYSFGCTSAKGEHRVRNNMIGGAMMGTGGILSIGCTVGQGLTGLSTLAFASLVAIVSIFVSGYFTAKYLNKKDQLPMCFIFEWGDNRTDYQI; encoded by the coding sequence ATGTTAGAGTTAGAAATATATCAAATTGTAAATTTATTAGGATTTATTTTAGGGTCTGCCTTTGGAATGATTGCACAAAAAAGACAATTTTGCTTTAGTGGTTCAATAAAAGACTATATTCTTACAAAATCTACAATGAGAGGTGCTTCTGTAGTAATGGCTATGATTGTAGCAATAATCTCTACATTTTTTGTTTCTTCATATTTTGAACTTGACTTAACTAATACAGTTTACTATAAAGACAATTTAAACTATTTTGCAATTATATTTGGTGGTGCTTTATTTGGTGTTGGTATGATGTTAGCAGATGGTTGTAGTAATAGACATTTGATTAAGTTTGCCCAAGGGGATAAAAACTCTTTAATAAGTATTGTTTTTATTGGTATTTTTGCTTTTGCAACAACAAGAGGTTTATTAAATGGTTTTTTAGACCCATTTGTAAATAACCCTACTTTAATAGAATGGTCAAGTAAATTAGAAAACTTTACAATGAATATCTATTTTATTATTGCTGTTTTATTAATACTTTTAAAAGTTTTAGTTAGACACGCAGTAAGATTACCAAACCTTTGGGATGGTGTTTTAATTGGATTACTTGTTGCAGCAGCTTGGTTTATAACTTCAGTTATAGGAAGTGAAAGTATCGAAAGAATGATTGACCCAGCAGGGATAACATTTGTTTATCCTACAGCTAAAACACTTGAACTGTTTATGTTATACCAAGTAAATGAACTTAGCTTTTCAATAAGTTTAATTGTAGGTATTGTATTTGGTGCTTTCTTAATGTCAAAATTTAATAGAAAATATAGTTTTGGTTGTACTTCAGCAAAAGGTGAGCATAGAGTAAGAAATAATATGATTGGTGGAGCGATGATGGGAACAGGTGGTATCCTTTCTATTGGATGTACAGTTGGGCAAGGTTTAACGGGACTTTCAACATTGGCATTTGCTTCACTTGTGGCTATTGTTTCAATATTTGTTTCAGGATATTTTACAGCTAAATATTTAAATAAAAAAGATCAATTACCTATGTGTTTTATATTTGAATGGGGTGATAATAGAACTGACTATCAAATATAA
- the metX gene encoding homoserine O-acetyltransferase MetX encodes MRLETKTEKFNEPLYLESGRILEKFEIVYETYGELNEDKSNVIVICHALAGSHHAAGRYADEAKPGWWDKLIGDGKAIDTTKYFVICSNNIGSTFGSTNALSIDPSTKKEYRLKFPVLTISDIVKAQMRLYKKLGIEKAKAVVGGSMGGMQALCYSIEFPDFAEHVFALATTAYTRPWAIAFNKIAIESIRHDPAFKDGQYKKGDLEASGLPGLAIGRMAGLIAYLSPNLFNKKFGRDYARTDGLYELMGRFEVERYLEYNAYSFPKIFDPLSYLYICKTMNIFDAGRNKDKLEDSFEKVNAKLHLISFSDDMLFFPEEMEEIRDIMIKLGKGDQVTYKMIESKSGHDSFLVEVEKFDQYLVDLLEGK; translated from the coding sequence TTGAGATTAGAAACAAAAACTGAAAAATTTAATGAACCCTTATATCTAGAAAGTGGTAGGATTCTAGAAAAGTTTGAGATTGTTTATGAAACATATGGTGAATTAAATGAAGATAAATCAAATGTTATTGTAATTTGTCATGCCTTAGCAGGGAGTCATCATGCCGCTGGACGATATGCTGATGAAGCAAAACCAGGATGGTGGGACAAATTAATTGGAGATGGTAAAGCAATTGATACAACAAAATATTTTGTAATTTGTTCAAACAACATTGGTAGTACCTTTGGCTCAACAAATGCTTTAAGTATCGACCCTAGTACAAAAAAAGAGTATAGATTAAAATTTCCTGTATTAACGATTTCTGATATTGTAAAAGCTCAAATGAGACTTTATAAAAAACTAGGAATTGAAAAGGCTAAAGCTGTCGTAGGTGGAAGCATGGGTGGGATGCAAGCATTATGTTACTCAATCGAATTTCCAGATTTTGCGGAGCATGTTTTTGCACTGGCTACTACAGCATATACTAGACCATGGGCAATTGCTTTTAATAAAATTGCAATAGAATCAATAAGACATGACCCAGCTTTTAAAGATGGACAATATAAAAAAGGTGATTTAGAAGCTTCTGGATTACCTGGACTTGCAATTGGAAGAATGGCAGGATTAATCGCATATCTAAGTCCAAATCTATTTAATAAAAAGTTTGGTAGAGACTATGCTAGAACAGATGGTTTATATGAGTTAATGGGTAGATTTGAAGTTGAAAGATACTTAGAATACAATGCATATTCTTTTCCAAAAATCTTTGACCCTTTATCTTATCTTTATATCTGCAAAACAATGAATATCTTTGATGCAGGAAGAAATAAAGATAAACTTGAAGATTCATTTGAGAAAGTTAATGCAAAATTACACCTTATATCTTTTTCTGATGATATGTTGTTTTTCCCTGAAGAGATGGAAGAGATTAGAGATATTATGATAAAACTTGGAAAAGGTGACCAAGTTACATATAAAATGATTGAAAGTAAATCAGGACATGATTCATTTTTGGTTGAAGTTGAAAAATTTGATCAATATTTAGTTGATTTATTAGAAGGAAAATAA
- a CDS encoding adenosine deaminase: MIDLIKKLPKAELHLHIEGSLEPELMFKLAKKNKIDIPYKSIEEIKKAYDFSNLQSFLDIYYAGAAVLITKEDFYDMTWAYIKKCVENNIIHTEIFFDPQTHTKRGISFETVILGIKQALDDAKEKYGITSHIIMCFLRHLSQEDAFKTFEEALVFKNIIKGIGLDSSEIGHPPSKFKDVFKKAKEEGFEIVAHAGEEADVSYIYEALDLLEVKRIDHGVQAINSKELLKRLKEEQIPLTVCPNSNIELKVFNSYKEHNIKKLLDYNLLVTVNSDDPAYFKGYLNQNYINLVDNLELTDEDIIQLVKNSFKASFISDELKEKYLKKVEEIGRDYKLHKNK, from the coding sequence ATGATTGACCTAATAAAAAAACTACCAAAAGCAGAACTTCATTTACATATAGAGGGTTCATTAGAACCAGAACTTATGTTTAAACTAGCTAAAAAAAATAAAATTGATATCCCTTATAAAAGTATTGAAGAGATAAAAAAAGCATATGATTTTTCAAATCTTCAAAGTTTTTTAGATATCTATTATGCTGGTGCGGCTGTATTGATTACTAAAGAAGACTTTTATGATATGACTTGGGCTTATATAAAAAAATGTGTTGAGAATAATATTATTCATACAGAGATATTTTTTGACCCACAAACCCATACAAAAAGGGGAATAAGTTTTGAAACAGTAATCCTTGGAATAAAACAAGCCTTAGATGATGCAAAAGAAAAATATGGAATCACCTCTCATATTATAATGTGTTTCTTAAGACACCTATCACAAGAAGACGCTTTTAAAACTTTTGAAGAAGCCTTAGTGTTTAAAAATATAATTAAAGGGATAGGTTTAGACTCATCAGAAATAGGGCATCCTCCATCAAAGTTTAAAGATGTTTTTAAAAAAGCAAAAGAAGAGGGTTTTGAGATTGTTGCCCATGCCGGTGAAGAAGCAGATGTTTCATATATCTATGAAGCTTTAGATTTATTAGAAGTAAAAAGAATAGATCATGGGGTTCAAGCAATAAATTCAAAAGAACTATTAAAAAGATTAAAAGAGGAGCAAATACCTTTAACTGTGTGTCCAAATTCAAATATTGAATTAAAAGTTTTTAACTCATACAAAGAACACAATATTAAAAAGCTATTGGATTATAATCTTTTAGTAACAGTTAATTCAGATGATCCAGCATACTTTAAAGGTTATTTAAATCAAAACTATATTAACCTTGTAGATAATTTAGAATTAACAGATGAAGATATTATTCAACTTGTTAAAAACTCTTTTAAAGCATCATTTATAAGTGATGAACTAAAAGAAAAATATCTAAAAAAGGTAGAAGAAATTGGAAGAGATTATAAACTACATAAAAATAAATGA
- the radC gene encoding RadC family protein, with the protein MKTITQLHEIDKPRERLYKYGLSALKNYELIAILLGSGVKGKDVIKLSREIEKFFNSNFETMDLETLLKIHGLGKAKASQIISAIELSKRYLIDTQHYKISSAKDVYDELNPYKNKQQEYFLSLYLDGANNLIETKVITIGTLNQSLVHPREVFSYAIEKRCASIIVAHNHPSGILKPSSEDITVTQRLKEAGQILGIELLDHIIFTKDDFISLKEEGVL; encoded by the coding sequence ATGAAAACTATTACACAACTTCATGAAATTGATAAACCAAGGGAAAGGTTATATAAATACGGATTATCAGCACTTAAAAACTATGAACTTATAGCCATACTTCTAGGAAGTGGAGTAAAAGGCAAAGATGTAATAAAACTCTCCCGTGAGATTGAGAAGTTTTTTAACTCAAACTTTGAAACAATGGATTTAGAAACACTACTTAAAATCCATGGTTTAGGAAAAGCAAAAGCCAGTCAAATAATATCAGCAATAGAACTCTCAAAAAGATATCTAATAGATACTCAACACTATAAAATCTCATCAGCAAAAGATGTGTATGATGAACTAAACCCATACAAAAACAAACAACAAGAATATTTCCTAAGTCTATATTTAGATGGAGCAAATAACCTAATAGAAACCAAAGTAATCACAATAGGAACCCTAAACCAAAGTCTAGTACACCCAAGAGAAGTATTCTCCTATGCAATAGAAAAAAGATGTGCTAGTATAATAGTAGCCCATAACCACCCAAGTGGAATATTAAAACCAAGCAGTGAAGATATAACTGTAACACAAAGGCTAAAAGAAGCAGGACAAATCTTAGGCATAGAACTACTTGACCATATAATCTTTACAAAAGATGATTTTATAAGTTTAAAAGAAGAGGGTGTTTTATGA
- a CDS encoding protein tyrosine phosphatase family protein, translating to MEEIINYIKINENLVTSGQPTEKQFEDIKNEGFEVIINLALHNASNAIENEDKTVTDLEMAYFHIPVDFENPKKEQVSLFLNLLTSLENKKVWVHCALNYRVTVFCYLYHKHILHTPFEEINFKVFDEWTPSEKWQDIMKTPYEQLSLVKQN from the coding sequence TTGGAAGAGATTATAAACTACATAAAAATAAATGAAAATCTTGTTACCTCAGGTCAGCCAACAGAAAAGCAGTTTGAAGATATAAAAAACGAAGGTTTTGAAGTTATAATAAATCTTGCTTTACATAATGCTTCAAATGCCATAGAAAATGAAGATAAAACTGTTACAGACCTAGAAATGGCATATTTTCATATCCCAGTTGATTTTGAAAATCCAAAAAAAGAGCAAGTTTCTCTTTTTTTGAATCTTTTAACTTCTTTAGAAAACAAAAAGGTTTGGGTTCATTGTGCACTAAATTATAGAGTTACTGTATTTTGTTATCTTTACCACAAACATATTTTACATACGCCCTTTGAAGAGATAAATTTCAAAGTCTTTGATGAGTGGACACCAAGTGAAAAATGGCAAGATATAATGAAAACTCCATATGAGCAATTATCTCTAGTAAAACAAAATTAA